The Lates calcarifer isolate ASB-BC8 linkage group LG6, TLL_Latcal_v3, whole genome shotgun sequence genome includes a region encoding these proteins:
- the mkrn4 gene encoding makorin, ring finger protein, 4 isoform X2 translates to MEGAWRHAQNTWRMDSGRGGSICRHFINGSCRFGPRCNYRHEWPVIPSTQICRYYQKGGCWYGERCRYLHVLQPGIDAAIAGRRGSVPIASSSSGAARAPPDRRGSEPALLQAEVMSRQECSRSATSDDISNTQYNIGSLASCITEEQSQDKDSLLTASWESLQSSDVAQAGACVGINEQTSSAETTEDGATAATPSTHGKEEEVEAFLQSKNVACGICMDKVYEKTDPRNHVFGILPNCSHSFCLQCIMTWRKTKDLGPDVVKSCPQCRVRSAFYVPNKYWVEGQAKESLIAAFKEKCSKKSCSYYARHRCCPFKTECLYRHDKPTRRRSFPYPAEDDDYDGVDLLSFFIAMTLLGGEDDDDDDFDFPFYLTEEYGF, encoded by the exons ATGGAGGGCGCTTGGCGGCACGCTCAAAACACATGGAGGATGGACTCGGGCCGTGGTGGAAGTATTTGTAG GCATTTCATAAATGGCTCTTGCAGATTTGGTCCAAGGTGTAATTATCGACATGAATGGCCAGTTATACCGTCAACTCAAATATGTAGATACTATCAGAAAGGTGGATGCTGGTATGGTGAACGCTGCAG GTATCTCCATGTCCTTCAACCTGGCATTGATGCAGCTATTGCAGGTAGAAGAGGCTCAGTGCCTAtagcctcttcctcctccggTGCGGCTCGCGCTCCACCTGACAGAAGAGGCTCGGAGCCCGCCCTTCTGCAGGCTGAGGTGATGTCAAGGCAGGAATGCAGCAGATCAGCGACATCAGACGATATTTCAAACACTCAATACAACATTGGGAGTCTGGCATCATGTATTACTGAAGAACAATCACAAG aTAAAGATTCTCTTCTAACTGCTTCTTGGGAGTCACTCCAAAGTTCAGACGTCGCTCAGGCAGGTGCATGTGTTGGAATAAATGAGCAG ACCTCTTCAGCTGAGACAACAGAGGACGGGGCTACTGCTGCGACCCCTAGCACCCatgggaaagaggaggaagtggaggccTTCCTCCAGAGTAAAAATGTGGCCTGTGGCATCTGCATGGACAAGGTGTACGAAAAGACAGATCCAAGGAACCATGTTTTTGGAATCTTGCCAAACTGCAGCCACTCCTTTTGTTTACAATGCATCATGAcctggaggaaaacaaaagaccTTGGGCCGGACGTGGTAAA GAGCTGCCCACAGTGCAGAGTGAGGTCTGCCTTTTATGTGCCGAACAAATACTGGGTTGAAGGACAAGCAAAGGAGAGTCTAATTGCTGCCTTCAAAGAGAAATGCAG TAAGAAAAGCTGTAGCTACTATGCACGACACAGATGCTGTCCCTTCAAAACAGAGTGCCTTTATCGACACGATAAACCTACACGTCGCAGATCATTTCCG TATCCTGCAGAAGATGACGACTACGATGGTGTAGATCTGCTAAGTTTTTTCATAGCCATGACCCTCCTCGGTGGTGaagatgatgacgatgatgactTTGACTTTCCTTTTTACCTGACTGAGGAGTATGGTTTCTGa
- the ppardb gene encoding peroxisome proliferator-activated receptor delta b produces MEGFQQTATEQHDGVNGYCEPKSPQDTADVRWTPPEGESGGSDSCGGTSVSELTDLQELKARESEDEEDREEKEVTPVSKGLKGDQKKREKEGLDQEENNHSKQNSSAASSYTDLSHTSSPSLSEQLRLGREDNTGAGISVECKVCGDKASGFHYGVHACEGCKGFFRRTVRMKLEYERCERSCKIQKKNRNKCQYCRFQKCLSLGMSHDAIRYGRMPEAERKKLVAGLLAEELNLGKPGGSDLKTLAKQVNTAYLKNLSMTKKRARSILTGKTSSTSPFVIYDVDTLWKAESGLVWSQLVPGAPLTKEIGVHVFYRCQCTTVETVRELTEFAKCIPGFVDLFLNDQVTLLKYGVHEAIFAMLPSLMNKDGLLVANGKGFVTREFLRSLRKPFNEIMEPKFEFAVKFNALELDDSDLALFVAAIILCGDRPGLMNVKQVEQSQDSILQALDLHLQANHSDSVYLFPKLLQKMADLRQLVTENAQLVQKIKKTESETSLHPLLQEIYKDMY; encoded by the exons ATGGAGGGGTTTCAGCAAACTGCTACAGAGCAGCACGACGGGGTGAACGGCTACTGCGAGCCCAAATCTCCCCAGGACACCGCTGATGTCAGGTGGACGCCACCGGAGGGAGAATCTGGAGGTTCGGACAGCTGCGGGGGGACGAGTGTGTCGGAGCTGACGGACCTGCAGGAGCTGAAGGCCAGGGAAAGCGAGgatgaggaggacagagaagagaaggaggtaACGCCTGTCTCCAAAGGCCTGAAAGGGGaccagaagaaaagagagaaagagggtcTGGATCAGGAGGAGAACAATCACAGCAAGCAGAACAGCAGTGCAGCATCCAGCTACACAG acTTGTCCCATACCTCGTCACCCTCGTTGTCAGAGCAGCTGCGTCTCGGCCGTGAGGACAACACGGGGGCTGGGATCAGTGTGGAGTGTAAGGTCTGTGGGGACAAGGCCTCGGGCTTCCACTACGGCGTGCACGCCTGTGAGGGCTGCAAG GGCTTTTTCCGACGGACCGTGCGGATGAAACTGGAATATGAGCGGTGCGAGCGTTCCTGCAAGATTCAGAAGAAGAATCGTAACAAGTGCCAATATTGTCGCTTCCAGAAGTGCCTGTCTTTGGGAATGTCCCATGATG cGATTCGATACGGACGTATGCCTGAGGCGGAGAGGAAGAAGCTGGTGGCAGGCCTGCTTGCAGAGGAGCTGAACCTTGGCAAACCGGGTGGCTCCGACCTGAAGACCTTGGCCAAACAAGTCAACACAGCCTACCTGAAGAACCTCAGTATGACCAAGAAGAGGGCCCGCAGCATCCTGACAGGCAAAACCAGCAGCACTTCA CCGTTTGTGATCTATGATGTGGACACACTCTGGAAGGCAGAAAGTGGTCTGGTGTGGAGCCAGTTAGTTCCAGGTGCGCCCCTGACCAAGGAGATTGGGGTCCATGTGTTCTACCGCTGCCAGTGCACTACGGTGGAGACTGTTCGAGAGCTCACCGAGTTCGCCAAGTGCATTCCAGGGTTTGTGGACCTCTTCCTCAATGACCAG GTGACTTTGCTGAAATATGGTGTGCACGAGGCCATTTTTGCCATGCTGCCGTCTCTTATGAACAAAGATGGACTGTTGGTGGCCAATGGCAAAGGCTTTGTCACCAGGGAGTTCCTGCGCAGCTTAAGAAAGCCCTTCAATGAGATCATGGAGCCCAAGTTTGAGTTTGCTGTGAAGTTTAATGCTCTGGAGCTGGATGACAGCGACCTGGCCTTGTTTGTTGCTGCCATTATTCTCTGCGGAG atCGTCCCGGGCTAATGAACGTGAAGCAGGTGGAGCAGAGTCAGGACAGCATCCTCCAGGCCCTGGACCTCCACCTCCAAGCAAACCACTCTGACTCTGTCTACCTCTTCCCCAAGCTGCTGCAGAAGATGGCCGACCTCCGTCAGCTGGTTACTGAGAACGCTCAGCTTGTCCAAAAGATTAAAAAGACTGAGTCGGAGACCTCGCTCCACCCTCTACTACAGGAGATCTACAAAGACATGTATTAG
- the mkrn4 gene encoding makorin, ring finger protein, 4 isoform X1, with the protein MEGAWRHAQNTWRMDSGRGGSICRHFINGSCRFGPRCNYRHEWPVIPSTQICRYYQKGGCWYGERCRYLHVLQPGIDAAIAGRRGSVPIASSSSGAARAPPDRRGSEPALLQAEVMSRQECSRSATSDDISNTQYNIGSLASCITEEQSQDKDSLLTASWESLQSSDVAQAGACVGINEQQTSSAETTEDGATAATPSTHGKEEEVEAFLQSKNVACGICMDKVYEKTDPRNHVFGILPNCSHSFCLQCIMTWRKTKDLGPDVVKSCPQCRVRSAFYVPNKYWVEGQAKESLIAAFKEKCSKKSCSYYARHRCCPFKTECLYRHDKPTRRRSFPYPAEDDDYDGVDLLSFFIAMTLLGGEDDDDDDFDFPFYLTEEYGF; encoded by the exons ATGGAGGGCGCTTGGCGGCACGCTCAAAACACATGGAGGATGGACTCGGGCCGTGGTGGAAGTATTTGTAG GCATTTCATAAATGGCTCTTGCAGATTTGGTCCAAGGTGTAATTATCGACATGAATGGCCAGTTATACCGTCAACTCAAATATGTAGATACTATCAGAAAGGTGGATGCTGGTATGGTGAACGCTGCAG GTATCTCCATGTCCTTCAACCTGGCATTGATGCAGCTATTGCAGGTAGAAGAGGCTCAGTGCCTAtagcctcttcctcctccggTGCGGCTCGCGCTCCACCTGACAGAAGAGGCTCGGAGCCCGCCCTTCTGCAGGCTGAGGTGATGTCAAGGCAGGAATGCAGCAGATCAGCGACATCAGACGATATTTCAAACACTCAATACAACATTGGGAGTCTGGCATCATGTATTACTGAAGAACAATCACAAG aTAAAGATTCTCTTCTAACTGCTTCTTGGGAGTCACTCCAAAGTTCAGACGTCGCTCAGGCAGGTGCATGTGTTGGAATAAATGAGCAG CAGACCTCTTCAGCTGAGACAACAGAGGACGGGGCTACTGCTGCGACCCCTAGCACCCatgggaaagaggaggaagtggaggccTTCCTCCAGAGTAAAAATGTGGCCTGTGGCATCTGCATGGACAAGGTGTACGAAAAGACAGATCCAAGGAACCATGTTTTTGGAATCTTGCCAAACTGCAGCCACTCCTTTTGTTTACAATGCATCATGAcctggaggaaaacaaaagaccTTGGGCCGGACGTGGTAAA GAGCTGCCCACAGTGCAGAGTGAGGTCTGCCTTTTATGTGCCGAACAAATACTGGGTTGAAGGACAAGCAAAGGAGAGTCTAATTGCTGCCTTCAAAGAGAAATGCAG TAAGAAAAGCTGTAGCTACTATGCACGACACAGATGCTGTCCCTTCAAAACAGAGTGCCTTTATCGACACGATAAACCTACACGTCGCAGATCATTTCCG TATCCTGCAGAAGATGACGACTACGATGGTGTAGATCTGCTAAGTTTTTTCATAGCCATGACCCTCCTCGGTGGTGaagatgatgacgatgatgactTTGACTTTCCTTTTTACCTGACTGAGGAGTATGGTTTCTGa
- the mkrn4 gene encoding makorin, ring finger protein, 4 isoform X3, producing the protein MEGAWRHAQNTWRMDSGRGGSICRHFINGSCRFGPRCNYRHEWPVIPSTQICRYYQKGGCWYGERCRYLHVLQPGIDAAIAGRRGSVPIASSSSGAARAPPDRRGSEPALLQAEVMSRQECSRSATSDDISNTQYNIGSLASCITEEQSQDKDSLLTASWESLQSSDVAQAGACVGINEQQTSSAETTEDGATAATPSTHGKEEEVEAFLQSKNVACGICMDKVYEKTDPRNHVFGILPNCSHSFCLQCIMTWRKTKDLGPDVVKSCPQCRVRSAFYVPNKYWVEGQAKESLIAAFKEKCSKKSCSYYARHRCCPFKTECLYRHDKPTRRRSFPVNY; encoded by the exons ATGGAGGGCGCTTGGCGGCACGCTCAAAACACATGGAGGATGGACTCGGGCCGTGGTGGAAGTATTTGTAG GCATTTCATAAATGGCTCTTGCAGATTTGGTCCAAGGTGTAATTATCGACATGAATGGCCAGTTATACCGTCAACTCAAATATGTAGATACTATCAGAAAGGTGGATGCTGGTATGGTGAACGCTGCAG GTATCTCCATGTCCTTCAACCTGGCATTGATGCAGCTATTGCAGGTAGAAGAGGCTCAGTGCCTAtagcctcttcctcctccggTGCGGCTCGCGCTCCACCTGACAGAAGAGGCTCGGAGCCCGCCCTTCTGCAGGCTGAGGTGATGTCAAGGCAGGAATGCAGCAGATCAGCGACATCAGACGATATTTCAAACACTCAATACAACATTGGGAGTCTGGCATCATGTATTACTGAAGAACAATCACAAG aTAAAGATTCTCTTCTAACTGCTTCTTGGGAGTCACTCCAAAGTTCAGACGTCGCTCAGGCAGGTGCATGTGTTGGAATAAATGAGCAG CAGACCTCTTCAGCTGAGACAACAGAGGACGGGGCTACTGCTGCGACCCCTAGCACCCatgggaaagaggaggaagtggaggccTTCCTCCAGAGTAAAAATGTGGCCTGTGGCATCTGCATGGACAAGGTGTACGAAAAGACAGATCCAAGGAACCATGTTTTTGGAATCTTGCCAAACTGCAGCCACTCCTTTTGTTTACAATGCATCATGAcctggaggaaaacaaaagaccTTGGGCCGGACGTGGTAAA GAGCTGCCCACAGTGCAGAGTGAGGTCTGCCTTTTATGTGCCGAACAAATACTGGGTTGAAGGACAAGCAAAGGAGAGTCTAATTGCTGCCTTCAAAGAGAAATGCAG TAAGAAAAGCTGTAGCTACTATGCACGACACAGATGCTGTCCCTTCAAAACAGAGTGCCTTTATCGACACGATAAACCTACACGTCGCAGATCATTTCCG GTCAACTACTGA